A region from the Phycisphaerae bacterium genome encodes:
- a CDS encoding DUF4139 domain-containing protein, with the protein MAMVPRIRVLPLLCATLGLSICGAATSAAEQGTALTIYSTARPGAVPPELYQPGMRPEYSRVNYSQSIPGFAIVRQERDIELPQRRSTVRFVDVASQIDPTTVRFESLTDPTGTNVLDQNFEFDLVSTAKLMERFLDKEIVVEQAQGDRISTFTGKLLSTSGGLVLQDKDGQVKVINGYSNVQFPDLPGGLITRPTLVWDVVAEKTGQQRMRVSYETKAITWWADYNLVFTPGKDANSGLLDVGAWVSIINQSGATYGDARLKLIAGDVHRAQPQGTAYPMAAKMRRMAAMDMEEAAGFEEKSFFEYHLYTLGRPATLPDSSTKQIELFPTARNVPAEKVLVYYGLGGFYPYYGSPMTDRNFGVESNKKVDIYLRFKNEEKAGMGMPLPSGRIRVSQRDPADDSLEFIGEDTIDHTPKDEPVLIKLGSAFDVVGERRQTNFELDTRRNTMTESIEIKIRNHKDTPVKVIVKENLYRWMTWQITEKSHDYEKIDSRTIHFPVTVEKDGEAVITYTVKYTW; encoded by the coding sequence ATGGCCATGGTTCCCCGTATTCGAGTACTGCCTCTGCTTTGCGCTACGTTGGGTCTTTCGATCTGCGGCGCAGCGACCAGCGCGGCTGAGCAGGGCACCGCCCTGACGATCTACAGCACTGCCCGTCCGGGCGCCGTCCCGCCCGAACTCTATCAGCCGGGCATGCGTCCGGAGTACAGCCGGGTGAATTATTCCCAGTCCATTCCCGGTTTCGCCATCGTCCGCCAGGAGCGGGACATCGAACTGCCCCAGCGGCGAAGCACGGTGCGGTTCGTCGATGTCGCATCGCAGATCGATCCCACCACGGTGCGCTTCGAGTCGTTGACCGACCCGACGGGGACGAATGTCCTCGATCAGAATTTCGAGTTCGACTTGGTAAGCACGGCCAAGCTGATGGAGCGCTTCCTGGACAAGGAGATCGTCGTTGAGCAGGCGCAGGGAGATCGGATCAGCACCTTCACGGGCAAGCTCCTGAGCACGTCGGGCGGGCTTGTCCTCCAGGACAAGGACGGGCAGGTCAAGGTAATCAACGGCTACTCCAACGTGCAGTTCCCCGATCTCCCCGGTGGCCTGATCACGCGCCCCACTTTGGTGTGGGATGTCGTAGCCGAAAAAACCGGTCAGCAGCGCATGCGCGTAAGCTACGAGACGAAGGCCATCACGTGGTGGGCCGACTACAACCTGGTCTTCACACCGGGCAAGGACGCCAACAGTGGGTTGCTCGATGTCGGTGCCTGGGTGAGCATCATCAATCAATCCGGAGCAACATACGGCGATGCCAGGCTGAAGCTGATTGCCGGCGATGTGCATCGTGCCCAGCCGCAAGGCACGGCCTACCCCATGGCGGCGAAGATGCGGCGGATGGCCGCGATGGACATGGAAGAAGCCGCCGGGTTCGAGGAGAAGTCATTCTTCGAGTATCACCTTTACACGCTGGGCCGGCCGGCCACACTTCCGGACAGTTCCACCAAGCAGATCGAGCTCTTTCCCACGGCGCGAAATGTGCCTGCCGAGAAGGTCCTGGTGTACTACGGCCTCGGGGGATTCTACCCCTACTACGGCAGCCCCATGACGGACCGCAACTTCGGCGTGGAGTCCAACAAAAAGGTCGACATCTACCTCCGCTTCAAGAACGAGGAGAAGGCGGGCATGGGCATGCCGCTGCCCTCGGGGCGGATTCGCGTGAGCCAGCGCGACCCGGCCGACGACTCTTTGGAATTCATCGGCGAGGACACCATCGACCACACCCCCAAGGATGAGCCGGTGCTCATCAAGTTGGGCAGCGCTTTCGATGTTGTCGGCGAGCGTCGCCAGACCAACTTCGAGCTGGACACGCGTCGCAACACCATGACGGAATCGATTGAAATCAAGATCCGCAATCACAAGGACACGCCGGTGAAGGTGATCGTGAAGGAGAACCTCTACCGATGGATGACCTGGCAGATTACGGAGAAGTCGCACGACTACGAGAAGATCGACTCGCGGACGATTCACTTCCCGGTCACGGTGGAGAAGGACGGCGAGGCGGTGATCACGTACACGGTCAAGTACACGTGGTAG
- a CDS encoding zinc ribbon domain-containing protein, whose product MARQISKARRNVYYTGIGLMVLGILLFLSTFVSAAMHLGDSSGFGARGGSMFIRAFGGMGLVFVGAVVRAVGAAGLAGSGLVLDPQKAREDLEPYSRMAGGMVKDGLEEVRIDLGPQKVVMIKCPDCAKLNEEDSKFCQECGRRL is encoded by the coding sequence ATGGCTCGGCAAATCTCCAAAGCGCGGCGAAACGTCTACTACACCGGGATCGGTCTGATGGTCCTCGGGATACTGCTCTTCTTGTCCACGTTTGTCTCCGCTGCCATGCATTTGGGTGACTCCTCAGGCTTCGGCGCGCGCGGAGGATCCATGTTCATCAGGGCATTTGGCGGCATGGGCTTGGTATTCGTGGGGGCGGTTGTCCGCGCCGTCGGCGCTGCTGGCCTGGCCGGCTCCGGTCTCGTTCTGGATCCGCAAAAGGCGCGAGAAGACTTGGAACCCTACAGCCGCATGGCTGGCGGCATGGTGAAGGACGGTTTAGAGGAGGTGCGAATCGATCTCGGGCCGCAGAAGGTCGTCATGATCAAATGCCCGGATTGTGCAAAGTTGAATGAAGAGGACTCGAAGTTCTGTCAGGAGTGTGGGAGGCGCCTGTAA
- the rnr gene encoding ribonuclease R, whose amino-acid sequence MPSRQFTERILNFVQAEGYEPRKLSELAEAMGIAEDEAGDFHSACRALMRSGRIVLGTRNAVLLGEPPGRIVGRFRGNPRGFGFVVPDTPNAYGDLFVPPNATGGAITGDTVSARVFKRGKREGRMVYEGQITSIVKRGQNRFVGELSQNMGKWFVVPEGNALHAPIQVGDPGAKGARTGDQVVVELTEYPSAWSQARGVIVRVLGPRGEPGVETTSIIEQYQLPGEFPEDVLKEARQRVTSYDESNVKRNHADREDLSGETIITIDPEDARDFDDAISLKRHDNGTFELGVHIADVAAFVPEDGPLDLEARERSNSVYLPDLVIPMLPEVLSNGVCSLQERRPRLTKSAFISYDAKGKVRGARFANSIIRSVKRLTYEQAGRVLEGKPGRLSAKVVTLIRDMEALARILQARRRRQGMLEIDMPEAEIVYDENRNAVDVRAADTGYSHKIIEMFMVEANEAVARKLREIGVPCLRRIHEEPEDLTGGNLQRLLRVLGHELTDDADRFALQALIDSVRGKDEAFAVNLATLRSMPQAEYSPELAGHYALASENYCHFTSPIRRYPDLTVHRLLDAHLRGGLRTKAEKSAAPSEEELKRLGRQCSENERRAEAAERELILVLTLKMLEKKIGESFGGVVTGVANIGVFVQLDHYFVDGLLRFDALPDDWWEVDAPSGAVIGERTGRQITVGDRLKVTVDRVHVPTRRLDLALAEELPAPKGGKRTKKIGKSGARRDRSGGSKRGRAGRSEKPGRRAKKKSNGKDSRSRKRKK is encoded by the coding sequence ATGCCATCCAGACAGTTTACCGAGCGGATTCTCAATTTCGTGCAGGCCGAAGGCTATGAACCCCGGAAGCTCTCCGAGCTGGCCGAGGCCATGGGCATCGCCGAGGACGAGGCCGGCGATTTCCACTCCGCCTGCCGGGCGCTCATGCGCTCCGGCCGGATCGTCCTGGGAACCCGGAACGCGGTGCTACTCGGCGAGCCGCCGGGCCGAATTGTCGGCCGGTTCCGTGGCAACCCGCGCGGCTTCGGCTTCGTTGTTCCCGATACGCCCAATGCGTACGGCGATCTCTTTGTCCCCCCCAATGCCACCGGTGGGGCGATCACCGGCGATACCGTATCCGCGCGCGTCTTCAAGCGCGGCAAGCGTGAAGGGCGGATGGTCTATGAGGGCCAGATCACTTCCATCGTCAAGCGCGGACAGAACCGCTTCGTCGGAGAATTGTCCCAGAACATGGGCAAGTGGTTCGTGGTGCCCGAGGGGAACGCTCTGCACGCACCGATTCAGGTGGGTGATCCGGGTGCCAAGGGAGCGCGTACCGGGGACCAGGTGGTGGTCGAGTTGACGGAGTACCCCTCGGCCTGGTCACAGGCGCGGGGGGTGATCGTTCGCGTGCTGGGCCCGCGCGGCGAGCCCGGCGTGGAGACAACCAGCATCATCGAGCAGTACCAGCTCCCCGGTGAGTTTCCGGAGGACGTGCTCAAGGAAGCCCGGCAGCGCGTGACCAGTTATGACGAAAGCAATGTCAAGCGCAACCATGCGGATCGAGAGGACCTCTCCGGCGAGACCATCATCACCATCGACCCTGAGGACGCCCGCGACTTCGACGACGCCATCTCTCTCAAGCGACACGACAATGGCACTTTTGAACTCGGCGTGCACATCGCCGACGTGGCCGCGTTCGTGCCGGAGGACGGCCCGCTCGACCTCGAAGCCCGCGAGCGCTCCAACAGCGTCTACCTGCCGGACCTGGTCATTCCCATGCTGCCGGAGGTGCTCTCCAACGGCGTTTGCTCGCTCCAGGAGCGTCGCCCGCGACTGACCAAGAGCGCTTTCATATCTTACGACGCCAAGGGCAAGGTGCGCGGGGCGCGATTCGCGAACTCGATCATCCGCTCGGTGAAGCGTCTCACCTACGAGCAGGCCGGCCGTGTGCTCGAAGGCAAGCCGGGGCGTCTGAGTGCCAAGGTCGTGACGCTCATCAGGGACATGGAAGCGCTGGCGCGTATTCTCCAGGCGCGACGCCGGCGGCAAGGCATGCTCGAGATTGACATGCCCGAAGCCGAGATTGTCTACGATGAGAATCGTAACGCGGTCGACGTTCGCGCGGCCGATACCGGTTATTCCCACAAGATCATCGAGATGTTCATGGTCGAGGCCAACGAGGCCGTGGCCCGCAAGCTCCGCGAGATTGGCGTACCCTGCCTGCGGCGGATCCACGAAGAGCCGGAGGACCTCACCGGCGGCAACCTCCAGCGATTGCTGCGCGTGCTCGGACACGAGCTGACCGACGACGCCGACCGCTTCGCCCTGCAAGCGCTCATCGACTCGGTTCGCGGCAAGGACGAGGCCTTCGCCGTGAACCTGGCCACGCTCCGCTCCATGCCCCAGGCGGAGTACTCGCCCGAACTCGCCGGACACTACGCGCTGGCCAGCGAGAATTACTGCCACTTCACGTCGCCGATCCGCCGCTATCCCGACCTGACCGTGCATCGCCTGTTGGATGCTCATCTTCGTGGCGGTCTGCGCACGAAGGCGGAGAAGTCGGCCGCGCCTTCGGAAGAAGAGCTCAAGCGGCTTGGACGGCAATGCAGCGAGAACGAGCGGCGCGCCGAAGCCGCCGAGCGCGAGCTCATTCTCGTGCTCACGCTCAAGATGCTGGAGAAGAAAATCGGCGAGTCGTTCGGCGGCGTGGTGACCGGCGTGGCCAACATTGGCGTGTTCGTGCAGCTCGACCACTACTTCGTCGACGGCCTACTCCGCTTTGACGCCCTGCCCGACGACTGGTGGGAAGTCGATGCGCCCAGTGGCGCGGTGATCGGCGAGCGGACCGGCCGGCAGATCACTGTCGGCGACCGCCTCAAGGTGACCGTCGACCGCGTTCATGTTCCCACGAGGCGACTCGATCTGGCATTGGCGGAGGAGCTGCCGGCGCCGAAGGGCGGGAAGCGAACGAAGAAGATCGGAAAGTCAGGCGCGCGCCGGGATCGCAGCGGAGGATCGAAGCGCGGTCGGGCTGGACGCAGCGAAAAGCCCGGCAGGCGGGCAAAGAAAAAATCGAATGGCAAGGATTCGCGAAGCAGGAAGCG
- a CDS encoding class I SAM-dependent methyltransferase: MNNPWLSIPLADYEGHMALPEVGQSTLLSGVFESVLRRFAPASVAVLGCAGGNGFEYIDPNVTRRIVGVDINPDYIAHTQSRFGARLPGLELYALNVQVDAWPIAPVELVFAGLLFEYVEPREVLDRIRVMLRPGGVLVTVLQLPNDDIPEVTPSPFKSLEALDSIMRLVPPEALKQMAEQLGYRETDAHSIATTGGKQMMVQTFTYPAAE; the protein is encoded by the coding sequence GTGAACAACCCCTGGCTGTCCATTCCTTTGGCCGATTACGAAGGCCACATGGCCCTGCCCGAGGTCGGCCAGTCCACACTATTGAGTGGAGTATTCGAATCCGTGCTACGCCGGTTCGCGCCGGCATCCGTTGCGGTGCTGGGCTGCGCCGGCGGTAACGGCTTCGAGTACATCGATCCGAATGTCACACGGCGCATCGTGGGCGTCGACATCAATCCCGACTATATTGCACACACACAGAGTCGCTTTGGGGCTCGCCTGCCCGGACTGGAGCTGTACGCCCTTAACGTTCAGGTCGACGCATGGCCGATTGCGCCAGTGGAACTCGTCTTCGCCGGACTGCTGTTCGAATATGTGGAGCCGCGCGAGGTGCTGGACCGGATCCGCGTCATGCTCCGGCCGGGGGGCGTGCTTGTGACCGTCCTGCAACTACCCAACGACGACATTCCCGAGGTCACGCCCTCGCCTTTCAAGAGCCTGGAGGCGCTCGATTCGATCATGCGGCTCGTGCCACCGGAAGCGCTGAAGCAAATGGCCGAGCAATTGGGTTACCGCGAGACGGACGCGCATTCAATTGCGACGACCGGCGGAAAGCAGATGATGGTGCAGACATTCACCTACCCGGCCGCTGAATGA
- a CDS encoding VOC family protein, producing the protein MEQVLGIGGVFFKARDPKALAAWYREHLGVPVEPQQTYGAFASTAAGEQAVWSAFPADTSYFGPGPAPFMVNYRVRNLDAMLAQLRAAGVQVDDKVEDYEFGRFGWATDPEGNRFELWEPRSPGQG; encoded by the coding sequence ATGGAGCAGGTGCTCGGAATCGGCGGCGTATTCTTCAAAGCCCGCGATCCGAAGGCGCTCGCCGCCTGGTATCGTGAACACCTGGGCGTGCCTGTCGAACCGCAGCAGACCTACGGGGCATTCGCTTCCACCGCGGCCGGGGAGCAGGCCGTCTGGTCTGCGTTCCCTGCTGACACATCTTACTTCGGTCCGGGTCCGGCGCCTTTCATGGTCAATTATCGCGTACGAAACCTCGATGCCATGTTGGCCCAACTTCGAGCCGCCGGGGTTCAGGTGGACGACAAAGTCGAGGACTACGAATTCGGCCGGTTCGGCTGGGCGACCGACCCGGAGGGTAACCGTTTCGAGCTGTGGGAGCCGCGCTCACCCGGGCAAGGATAG
- a CDS encoding cobalamin-dependent protein (Presence of a B(12) (cobalamin)-binding domain implies dependence on cobalamin itself, in one of its several forms, or in some unusual lineages, dependence on a cobalamin-like analog.): MPSSFLDDYMVALLAGKREGCRTLVKRALDRANGAIPVYRELLWPAMERVEKLYRGDRINTAAEHMATRINRCIADQLQVALDRSEPIGKCVLIACADGEPEELGAQMTADLFESRGWEVYFLGGGVPNDEILHLAGQLRPDLLLVFGTQPNGVPGVRHLIDLIRNIGVNPTMNVMVAGGVFNRADGLWKEVNADLFARTALDALPLAEGAEPRTPTPMPMNGVKKRRRRRKAALAESA; encoded by the coding sequence ATGCCGTCTTCGTTTTTGGATGATTACATGGTCGCCCTGCTGGCGGGGAAACGAGAGGGTTGTCGGACGCTGGTCAAGCGAGCGCTCGACAGGGCGAACGGGGCCATCCCCGTATATCGCGAGCTGCTCTGGCCCGCGATGGAACGGGTGGAAAAACTCTACCGCGGCGACCGCATCAACACTGCGGCGGAGCACATGGCCACGCGGATCAACCGCTGTATCGCGGATCAGTTGCAGGTCGCACTGGATCGCAGCGAGCCCATCGGCAAGTGCGTGCTGATCGCCTGTGCCGACGGTGAGCCGGAGGAGCTCGGGGCACAGATGACCGCGGACCTGTTCGAATCCCGCGGCTGGGAAGTCTATTTCCTCGGCGGCGGCGTGCCCAACGACGAAATTCTCCACTTGGCCGGGCAGCTTCGCCCGGACCTCCTCCTGGTCTTCGGGACGCAGCCCAACGGTGTTCCGGGTGTGCGACACCTGATTGACCTGATTCGCAACATCGGGGTCAACCCCACCATGAATGTCATGGTAGCCGGCGGCGTCTTCAACCGGGCGGACGGTCTCTGGAAGGAAGTCAACGCCGACCTCTTTGCGCGAACGGCGCTGGATGCCCTGCCCCTGGCCGAAGGGGCTGAGCCCCGCACGCCGACGCCCATGCCTATGAATGGCGTGAAGAAACGGCGACGGAGACGCAAGGCGGCGCTGGCGGAGTCGGCATAA
- a CDS encoding protein arginine kinase, with protein MTLDDLINARGAWLRGEGPETDIVISSRIRLARNLADFSFLGTADSGERTEVYRVITDELSSLAGERDSLLVDVNQADEIDRQFLIERHLISRHQAAAEGSRGVSISDGETRAVMINEEDHLRIQGLRSGLQLDSIWEELNSLDDALGQRVPFAFDKQLGYLTACPTNVGTGIRVSVMVHLPALRWTKDIERVEQAAKDMRLAVRGLYGEGTEAVGDLFQISNQVTLGQTEEEIIKAFAESIIPRICQYERAAREAIVRHGPAQLDDRIWRAYGILKNARYISSNETQSLLSPLRMGIHLGRFTEFDIKTLNELFLNTQTAHLQKLHGRSLGDDERAIARANYIREHIV; from the coding sequence ATGACACTCGACGACCTCATCAACGCCAGGGGGGCGTGGCTGCGGGGCGAAGGCCCGGAAACGGACATTGTCATCTCTTCGCGCATCCGGCTGGCGCGGAACCTGGCCGACTTCAGCTTCCTCGGCACGGCCGACTCCGGCGAGCGCACGGAGGTGTACCGTGTCATCACCGACGAATTGAGCAGTCTCGCCGGCGAGCGCGACTCGCTGCTGGTCGACGTGAACCAGGCCGATGAGATCGACCGCCAATTCCTCATAGAGCGGCACCTCATCAGCCGGCACCAGGCGGCGGCGGAAGGCAGCCGCGGCGTCAGCATCTCCGACGGTGAAACCAGGGCGGTCATGATCAACGAAGAGGACCACCTGCGGATCCAGGGTCTGCGCAGCGGGCTGCAACTCGACAGCATCTGGGAGGAGCTCAATTCGCTGGACGACGCCCTGGGCCAGCGCGTGCCATTCGCATTCGATAAGCAGCTTGGTTACCTCACGGCCTGTCCCACCAATGTCGGTACGGGCATCCGCGTTTCGGTCATGGTCCACCTGCCCGCGTTGCGTTGGACGAAGGACATCGAGCGTGTGGAGCAGGCCGCCAAAGACATGCGGCTGGCGGTGCGGGGTCTATATGGAGAAGGCACCGAAGCCGTGGGAGACCTCTTCCAGATTTCCAACCAGGTCACATTGGGGCAGACGGAGGAAGAAATCATCAAGGCTTTCGCCGAGTCGATTATTCCGCGCATTTGCCAGTATGAGCGGGCGGCACGCGAGGCGATCGTCCGCCACGGCCCCGCACAACTGGACGACCGCATCTGGAGGGCTTACGGCATCCTGAAGAACGCCCGCTATATTTCCAGCAACGAGACCCAAAGCCTGCTCTCACCGCTGCGCATGGGGATCCACCTGGGACGTTTCACGGAATTCGATATCAAGACCTTAAATGAACTGTTCCTGAATACGCAGACCGCACACCTCCAGAAGCTGCACGGCCGCTCCCTGGGTGACGACGAGCGCGCCATCGCTCGCGCCAACTACATCCGCGAACACATCGTGTAA
- a CDS encoding UvrB/UvrC motif-containing protein has product MQQLCQRCKQAKATVLITDVPEKKVRHLCEQCAQQEGVIVKQSPQTTSQILQEFIKHKTGLGAADDRTCPNCGITFREFRMKGLLGCPHDYDIFRAQLMPLIERAHQGGTHHVGKVPPTADESTHRLAGVLRLRRELQDAIEAEDYENAARLRDKIQALETSDPSQQ; this is encoded by the coding sequence GCAGGCCAAGGCCACGGTGCTCATCACCGACGTGCCGGAGAAGAAGGTCCGGCATCTCTGTGAGCAGTGCGCCCAGCAGGAGGGCGTCATCGTCAAGCAGTCGCCGCAGACGACGAGCCAGATTCTCCAGGAGTTCATCAAGCACAAGACGGGCCTCGGGGCGGCCGACGACCGCACGTGTCCCAATTGCGGGATCACCTTTCGCGAATTTCGCATGAAGGGACTGCTGGGCTGCCCGCATGATTACGACATCTTCCGGGCGCAGCTCATGCCGCTCATCGAGCGGGCGCATCAGGGCGGAACGCATCACGTCGGCAAGGTGCCGCCCACGGCGGACGAATCGACCCACCGGCTCGCGGGCGTCCTCCGGCTTCGCCGCGAACTCCAGGACGCGATTGAGGCGGAGGATTACGAGAACGCCGCGCGGCTTCGGGACAAGATCCAGGCCCTGGAAACTTCCGACCCTTCACAGCAATGA
- a CDS encoding NADH:flavin oxidoreductase/NADH oxidase, producing MPNLLDPLTLRGVTMRNRIGVSPMCQYSSENGRATDWHLVHLGSRAIGGAGLIICEATAVEPRGRISPGDAGLWSDEQIEPLARINRFILEHGAIPAIQLAHAGRKASTAVPWEGDGVLTESQGGWECVGPSPIPFYDGDPRPRELTIDEIRKIQSAFVSATERALLADYRLLEIHGAHGYLIHSFHSPLSNVRTDEYGGSLENRIRFTMETVRLVRRAWPEDRPLAVRLSCTDWFEGGWTLEESVELARRLKAEGVDLIDCSSGAGTPKARIPAGASYQVPFAEAIRRQAEIPTAAVGLITDPMQADEVIRNGRADIVLLAREMLRDPYWPWHAAHTLRKADKVPMPVQYARACR from the coding sequence ATGCCGAACCTGCTTGATCCGCTCACACTGCGCGGTGTGACCATGCGTAACCGCATCGGTGTTTCGCCGATGTGCCAGTACAGCTCGGAGAATGGCAGAGCCACCGACTGGCATCTCGTGCACCTCGGATCGCGCGCGATAGGCGGAGCCGGACTGATCATCTGCGAAGCGACGGCCGTGGAACCGCGAGGACGCATTTCTCCGGGTGACGCCGGCCTGTGGTCCGACGAGCAGATTGAGCCGCTGGCGCGAATCAACCGCTTCATCCTCGAACACGGCGCGATCCCCGCCATTCAGCTCGCACACGCGGGTCGAAAGGCGAGCACGGCCGTACCGTGGGAGGGCGACGGCGTGCTGACAGAATCTCAAGGCGGCTGGGAATGTGTCGGGCCGAGCCCCATCCCGTTCTACGACGGCGATCCCCGACCGCGGGAGCTTACGATCGACGAAATCAGGAAGATCCAATCGGCGTTCGTCTCGGCAACGGAAAGAGCGCTTCTCGCGGATTACCGCCTGCTCGAAATTCACGGCGCCCACGGCTACCTGATCCACAGCTTCCATTCGCCGCTGTCCAACGTTCGCACTGACGAATACGGCGGCAGCCTCGAGAATCGAATCCGGTTTACGATGGAGACCGTGCGTCTTGTTCGACGAGCCTGGCCGGAGGATCGGCCTCTCGCCGTGCGACTCTCCTGTACGGACTGGTTTGAGGGCGGGTGGACACTGGAAGAATCCGTCGAGCTGGCCAGGAGGCTCAAGGCGGAAGGCGTTGACCTGATCGACTGCAGCTCCGGCGCGGGAACGCCCAAGGCCCGCATCCCGGCGGGAGCGAGCTACCAGGTGCCGTTCGCCGAGGCCATTCGCCGCCAGGCAGAGATTCCGACTGCGGCCGTCGGCCTGATCACCGACCCCATGCAGGCCGATGAGGTAATACGCAACGGCCGCGCCGACATCGTTCTGCTCGCCCGCGAGATGCTTCGCGATCCGTACTGGCCGTGGCATGCCGCCCACACGCTGCGCAAGGCGGACAAAGTACCCATGCCGGTTCAATATGCGCGGGCATGTAGGTAA